The following are from one region of the Streptomyces rubrogriseus genome:
- a CDS encoding CobW family GTP-binding protein: protein MSEPGRFPEPPVVIVGGLHADARRAAVARLLADVRGSVVLHHDLATAAAGTVVRTVRDATGILAAGEAPLVNDCACCALREDLVPELVRLAEAGGTPLAVVELWDSVEPKAMAEVVTAGGFTVAGVVTAVDPALVLPYLGNGDDLAEGGLAAAATDRRTVADTFARQVEYASVLALAEPLPGSPEADDEDRELLAQLHPTARRVPIGHGNPAGAPHASPELARAALAGFDVEAAAAAQHPACALLPAEADAHGVATLVWHRRRPFHPERLYAALEDLTCAAARSRGRFWLAGKGDTLLHWDAAGGALCVESAGPWLASLPDAAWELVPPVRRAAAALDWHPEHGDRCQHLVFTSPGLDRDGLERLLESCLLTDAEYAAGQAAWDRLPPAFDTLLEV from the coding sequence ATGAGCGAGCCGGGCCGCTTCCCCGAACCGCCGGTGGTGATCGTCGGCGGGCTGCACGCCGACGCGCGCAGGGCGGCCGTGGCCCGGCTGCTCGCCGACGTGCGCGGCAGCGTCGTCCTCCACCACGACCTCGCGACGGCCGCCGCGGGCACGGTCGTACGGACCGTCCGGGACGCCACCGGCATCCTCGCCGCCGGTGAGGCGCCCCTGGTCAACGACTGCGCGTGCTGCGCGCTGCGCGAGGACCTCGTGCCCGAGCTGGTCCGGCTCGCCGAGGCCGGGGGCACCCCGCTCGCGGTCGTCGAGCTGTGGGACTCGGTCGAGCCCAAGGCGATGGCGGAGGTGGTGACGGCGGGCGGCTTCACCGTCGCCGGCGTGGTCACCGCCGTCGATCCCGCGCTGGTGCTGCCCTACCTCGGCAACGGCGACGACCTGGCCGAGGGCGGTCTGGCCGCCGCGGCCACCGACCGGCGCACCGTCGCCGACACCTTCGCGCGACAGGTGGAGTACGCCTCCGTCCTCGCGCTCGCCGAGCCCCTCCCCGGCTCGCCGGAGGCCGACGACGAGGACCGCGAGCTGCTGGCCCAGCTGCACCCGACGGCCCGCCGGGTCCCGATCGGCCACGGGAACCCGGCGGGCGCACCCCACGCGAGCCCGGAGCTGGCGCGGGCCGCCCTCGCCGGGTTCGACGTGGAGGCCGCGGCCGCGGCCCAGCACCCGGCCTGCGCCCTGCTGCCCGCCGAGGCCGACGCGCACGGCGTCGCCACCCTGGTCTGGCACCGCCGCCGCCCCTTCCACCCGGAGCGGCTGTACGCGGCGCTCGAGGACCTGACCTGCGCCGCGGCCCGCAGCCGGGGGCGGTTCTGGCTGGCCGGCAAGGGGGACACGCTGCTGCACTGGGACGCCGCGGGCGGTGCCCTGTGCGTGGAGAGCGCGGGGCCGTGGCTCGCCTCGCTCCCCGACGCGGCGTGGGAACTGGTGCCGCCCGTGCGCCGTGCCGCCGCCGCGCTGGACTGGCACCCCGAGCACGGCGACCGCTGCCAGCACCTGGTCTTCACCTCCCCGGGCCTCGATCGCGACGGCCTGGAACGGCTCCTGGAGTCCTGCCTGCTGACCGACGCCGAGTACGCCGCGGGGCAGGCCGCCTGGGACCGGCTGCCGCCCGCCTTCGACACCCTCCTGGAGGTCTGA
- a CDS encoding aldehyde dehydrogenase family protein codes for MSSYFTDLAQQYIDGEWRPGTGSWDIIDFNPYDNEKLASITIATVDEVDAAYRAAERAQKQWAATNPYARRAVFEKALRLVEEREAEIGEAIVAELGGTRLKAAFELHLAKEFLREAVHLALAPEGRIIPSPVDGKENRVYRVPVGVVGVISPFNFPFLLSLKSVAPALALGNGVVLKPHQNTPIVGGTLVAKILEDAGLPGGLLNVVVTDIAEIGDAFIEHPVPKVISFTGSDKVGRHVATVCAANFKRSVLELGGNSALVVLDDADVDYAVDAAVFSRFVHQGQVCMAANRVLVDRAVADEFTEKFVAKVHTLKTGDPRDPATVIGPVINSSQADALSGVVEQALAEGATALVRGSVTDNLVEPSVLTGLPADSALLQQEVFGPVAFLVPFDGEEEAVRLVNDTPYGLSGAVHTGDVERGVNFAKRIDTGMFHVNDGTVHDEPIVPFGGEKHSGLGRLNGDTMLDAFTTQKWISVQHGRSGFPF; via the coding sequence ATGTCGTCGTACTTCACCGACCTCGCCCAGCAGTACATCGACGGCGAGTGGCGTCCCGGCACCGGCTCCTGGGACATCATCGACTTCAACCCGTACGACAACGAGAAGCTCGCCTCGATCACGATAGCCACCGTCGACGAGGTCGACGCCGCCTACCGGGCCGCCGAGCGGGCGCAGAAGCAGTGGGCCGCGACGAACCCCTACGCACGCCGCGCGGTGTTCGAGAAGGCGCTGCGCCTGGTGGAGGAGCGCGAGGCGGAGATCGGCGAGGCGATCGTCGCCGAGCTGGGCGGCACCCGCCTGAAGGCCGCCTTCGAGCTGCACCTCGCCAAGGAGTTCCTGCGCGAGGCGGTCCACCTGGCACTCGCGCCCGAGGGCCGGATCATCCCCTCGCCCGTCGACGGCAAGGAGAACCGCGTCTACCGGGTGCCGGTCGGCGTCGTGGGCGTCATCAGCCCCTTCAACTTCCCCTTCCTGCTCTCCCTGAAGTCGGTCGCCCCGGCCCTCGCCCTGGGCAACGGCGTCGTCCTCAAGCCGCACCAGAACACGCCGATCGTGGGCGGCACGCTGGTCGCGAAGATCCTCGAGGACGCCGGACTGCCGGGCGGCCTGCTCAACGTGGTGGTCACCGACATCGCGGAGATCGGCGACGCCTTCATCGAGCACCCGGTCCCCAAGGTGATCTCCTTCACCGGTTCCGACAAGGTCGGCCGCCACGTGGCCACGGTCTGCGCCGCCAACTTCAAGCGCTCGGTCCTCGAACTGGGCGGAAACAGCGCGCTGGTGGTGCTCGACGACGCCGACGTCGACTACGCGGTCGACGCCGCGGTCTTCAGCCGCTTCGTCCACCAGGGCCAGGTCTGCATGGCCGCCAACCGCGTGCTGGTCGACCGCGCGGTGGCCGACGAGTTCACCGAGAAGTTCGTCGCCAAGGTGCACACCCTCAAGACCGGCGACCCCCGCGACCCGGCGACCGTCATCGGCCCGGTGATCAACTCCTCGCAGGCCGACGCGCTCTCCGGCGTGGTCGAGCAGGCGCTCGCCGAGGGCGCCACCGCCCTGGTGCGCGGCTCGGTCACCGACAACCTCGTCGAGCCGTCGGTCCTGACCGGCCTGCCCGCCGACTCGGCGCTGCTCCAGCAGGAGGTCTTCGGCCCGGTCGCCTTCCTCGTCCCCTTCGACGGCGAGGAGGAGGCCGTACGCCTCGTCAACGACACGCCGTACGGGCTGAGCGGCGCCGTGCACACCGGGGACGTCGAGCGCGGCGTCAACTTCGCCAAGCGGATCGACACCGGCATGTTCCACGTGAACGACGGGACCGTGCACGACGAGCCGATCGTGCCCTTCGGCGGCGAGAAGCACTCCGGCCTCGGCCGCCTCAACGGCGACACCATGCTGGACGCCTTCACCACGCAGAAGTGGATCTCCGTGCAGCACGGGCGCAGCGGCTTCCCGTTCTAG
- a CDS encoding DUF397 domain-containing protein, producing MDHDVYDVYNGMAATQLHDAAWQKSRRSNSQGSCVEFARLPDGAVAVRNSRFPDGPALVYTRAEIEAMLLGVKDGEFDHLIAS from the coding sequence GTGGACCACGACGTGTACGACGTGTACAACGGCATGGCCGCCACGCAGCTGCACGATGCGGCCTGGCAGAAGAGCCGGCGCAGCAACTCGCAGGGATCGTGCGTGGAGTTCGCGCGCCTGCCCGACGGCGCGGTGGCGGTGCGCAACTCCCGCTTCCCCGACGGTCCCGCGCTCGTCTACACGCGCGCCGAGATCGAGGCCATGCTGCTGGGTGTCAAGGACGGCGAGTTCGACCACCTGATCGCGAGCTGA
- a CDS encoding ATP-binding protein codes for MLEPLRQGLPPLDPAAVSNAASCALPPRYEAVREARKFTRRTLDGWDTGDRFDDVCLVVSELVTNALRHALPADTPRHDEQHGPVRLHLMRWTERLVCAVRDPSHDSPVARETDDFSAESGRGLFLVDSFSDSWGWHPLAGTLNGKVVWALFRI; via the coding sequence ATGCTCGAGCCGTTACGGCAGGGCCTTCCGCCACTCGACCCCGCGGCAGTGTCCAACGCCGCCTCCTGCGCCCTGCCGCCCCGGTACGAAGCGGTGCGCGAGGCCCGGAAGTTCACCCGCAGGACGCTCGACGGCTGGGACACCGGCGACCGCTTCGACGACGTCTGCCTGGTGGTCTCGGAACTCGTCACCAACGCCCTGCGCCACGCGCTGCCCGCGGACACCCCGCGCCACGACGAGCAGCACGGCCCGGTACGGCTGCACCTGATGCGCTGGACCGAGCGACTGGTGTGCGCGGTGCGCGACCCCAGCCACGACAGCCCGGTGGCCCGTGAGACGGACGACTTCTCGGCGGAGTCGGGCCGGGGCCTGTTCCTCGTCGACTCCTTCAGCGACAGCTGGGGCTGGCACCCGCTGGCCGGGACGCTCAACGGCAAGGTGGTCTGGGCGCTGTTCCGGATATAG
- the rpsR gene encoding 30S ribosomal protein S18 codes for MPRPRKADRTPARQRPNPLDRDGVTYVDYKDTELLRKFISDRGKIRSRRVTRVTSQQQRQLARAIKNAREMALLPYGTR; via the coding sequence ATGCCCCGACCCCGCAAGGCCGACCGCACACCCGCCCGGCAGCGTCCCAACCCGCTGGACCGGGACGGAGTGACGTACGTCGACTACAAGGACACCGAACTGCTGCGGAAGTTCATCTCCGACCGCGGCAAGATCCGCAGCCGCCGCGTCACCCGGGTGACGTCCCAGCAGCAGCGGCAGCTGGCCAGGGCGATCAAGAACGCGCGCGAGATGGCGCTGCTGCCGTACGGCACGCGCTGA
- a CDS encoding helix-turn-helix domain-containing protein, whose amino-acid sequence MLLGSQLRRLRETRGITREAAGYSIRASESKISRMELGRVSFKTRDVEDLLTLYGITDEQERASLLSLAKEANVAGWWHSYSDVLPSWFPTYVGLEGAASLIRAYEVQFVHGLLQTEEYARAVVRRGMKGAGEADVERRVALRLERQKHLVAENAPEFHIVLDEAALRRPYGDREVMRGQLQHLIEVSERPNVRLQVMPFGFGGHSGESGAFTLLSFPESDLSDVVYLEQLTSALYLDKQEDVTQYETALKELQQDSPGPDESRDLLRGLLQLS is encoded by the coding sequence ATGCTGCTCGGATCACAACTCAGGCGACTGCGTGAGACGCGGGGGATCACGCGCGAGGCCGCGGGCTACTCGATCCGCGCCTCGGAGTCGAAGATCAGCCGGATGGAGCTGGGCCGGGTGAGCTTCAAGACGAGGGACGTCGAGGACCTGCTGACGCTGTACGGCATCACGGACGAGCAGGAGCGCGCCTCCCTGCTCTCCCTGGCCAAGGAGGCCAATGTCGCGGGCTGGTGGCACAGTTACTCGGACGTGCTGCCCAGCTGGTTCCCCACCTACGTCGGCCTGGAGGGCGCCGCCTCGCTGATCCGGGCTTACGAGGTGCAGTTCGTGCACGGCCTGCTGCAGACCGAGGAGTACGCCCGCGCGGTCGTCCGGCGCGGCATGAAGGGCGCCGGCGAGGCGGACGTCGAGCGGCGGGTGGCGCTGCGCCTGGAGCGGCAGAAGCACCTGGTCGCGGAGAACGCCCCCGAGTTCCACATCGTGCTCGACGAGGCCGCCCTGCGCCGCCCCTACGGCGACCGCGAGGTGATGCGCGGCCAGCTCCAGCACCTGATCGAGGTGTCCGAGCGCCCCAATGTGCGCCTCCAGGTCATGCCGTTCGGCTTCGGCGGGCACTCCGGCGAGAGTGGCGCGTTCACGCTCCTCAGCTTCCCCGAGTCGGACCTCTCGGACGTCGTCTACCTGGAGCAGCTCACCAGCGCGCTGTACCTGGACAAGCAGGAGGACGTCACCCAGTACGAGACGGCGCTGAAGGAACTCCAGCAGGACAGCCCGGGGCCGGACGAGAGCCGGGACCTTCTGCGGGGACTCCTTCAACTCTCGTAA